DNA from Peromyscus leucopus breed LL Stock chromosome 3, UCI_PerLeu_2.1, whole genome shotgun sequence:
CCCCTGGTGGCCGTGCATGGAGCTGTATATGGTGCCTATTGGTGTGCGTCCTTCTATTCCTTGAGGTGGCTAGAGCGTGGGGCATATTCTGTCTTGGGGTTGGGGAAGTGTCTCTATGGGAGATGACAGAGTCACTCAGCCATCAGAGGGTTGCCTGGGCTCCCACCTGTGCTTCTATTACCCCAACCGGGATGCTCCTGGGTGGTGGGTGGGCTCTCCTGAACCTGTCTTTCATtccattattattacttttttttttttttttaactcatttatCCTGGGATCTTGTGAAAAGCAGTAAGCCACGGGTTGGTGACCAGTGGGCTGGGACAAGGAATGGGAAATGAGGCCTCAGATGCAGAGTGGTGCTGATTTCCTCATGACCCAAGTTGTGTGTACAGATCTTAGCATCCTCAGGGACCAGTTTGTGGCAGGAAAACACCGGGAAGTGGAGACTGAACTGGGAGGCCACCTGCCTCAGGAAGGCAATGAGAacatggactgaaatgctgaagaagcTGATGCTTGATAaacatttgggaaagaaaaataaatgagagccCTCCAAGACAGACAGGACTGGGGAGAACTGTTTGTACATGACACTGACCCATTCATTTGAGACCCCAAGGAACACACATGCAGGTagcccatcccctcccccaactctggaGCTGACAGATGAATAGCAAGGTTGCAGAGTGTCTGATCAATGTAGAAAACTCTTTCATATTTCCTTAGACTTCTGGTGAAGAATGGGAAAATTAACTTAAGAGATTCCATCCTTAAATGTGCCAGAGTGAATAAGGGAGAGCCAGGATTAACAGAGGAAATGTAAGACTTGTGCCCTGAAAGCTGCAAATACCATGGAAGGAAATTAAAGGAGACTAAATAAACGGGGACACATCATGCTGATGGATCAGAGATGTAATATTGTTGGACAGATTTGAtgtaatcctcatcaaaatcctaGCTGGCTTCTGCAAAAATTGATAAACTGATCCAAAATTCCTAAGGAAATGGGAATTGGGGTGGTTAACATGCCTTGAAATGTGTGGTGGGTGCACAATTTTGAGAGCATATTAAAAATCACTGaaccaggggctgaggagatggctcacttaGAGCAGTATTTGCTGAGCAAGGATGAGATGCCCATCATCCATGCAGAAGCCAGGTTCAGTGGCAGGTGTTTGTAACCTCATCCCTGGGGGGTGAGGATACGTGGATCCTAGagacttgctgaccagccagcctaggaGACTGATCAACTTGAGGTCCAACAAaagactctctctcaaaataaataagtcaataaaaaataagaaagagagtgacagaggaaggcaTTTGAAGTCAACCTTTAGTTTCTATAGGTACATATggatgtacaacacacacacacacacacacacactcacatgcaagcagacactcacacacacacacaatcactaaactatatatatttaaaaatgtgagaaaaagaaGTTCACGCACTAAGTTCTGGGAACACCAAAATGATGGATGATTTCTTGGTCTTTTTCTCGAGTGCTGTTTCTCTTGTGACTCACCACAAGAGAAGTGTCTACAGCAGACAGAGGCTGGCTCTATTCTGGCCAGGGAAAAGTGGTATCACTCCCATCTGCCTTTAACAAAGGCCCAAGGGATGCTCTGCAGCTGCTGTGTCCCGATTTCTTTAGAACAGCAATTCCCCAGGAGTCTTAAAGGTTTTGTTTATCCAGTAAGTATGATTTCAAATGTTCTCTCAGCCTTGAGGGCAGGATACAACTCTATCTCAGAAATACCTTCAGTCATTAATATAGGACACAATTGACTAGTGGTTTTCTGTCTGTGGCTGGTCACTATGTACTCTGGAGCACCTTTGAGATACCCAGACCTAATTATGGACTTACTGAGATATATCAAGGGTACTTCCAAAAAGCCTTGAATCTGCAGATCCACTTTACCACACTCCCATTTCTGAACACATTTTTCTTCTGCCACATTGCAGtgtttgccccccacccccatgcacacTTAAGTATGAGCTAGCACAGTCTGGTGTTCAGGGAGGAGGGAGCCGTGTGCTGTAGTGCCCATGTTTAATATCTACAATTAAAGGCAAGCTATTTGGCACCagctggagacaggaggtgaTGTTATCTTTGGACTCAGAGGCATTGCACAGTGGTCCACCTCATGCATGCAGCGTTACCACCAGCCAGTTCTTTGAGAAGCCAGTAGGATTCTGCTTTGGGGCATTTGTGCCCATGTTCTAGACTACCCAGGTGGCCTGGGTGCACACTGGCAGTAGGGTTGGGGTCTGTTAGCATCTGCATCTTGAAGATGTCCTTCATCCTTGCTGTTCACTGAGAAGCTGCCATCTTTAGAGCCAACAGGTGTCACCAGGGGTCAAAGAAACAGTAGCTCAGATATTCTGACCAGGGGTACAGTGTTCCGGGGATCCCCAGAGGTGTAAGGTTTTGGACATTGAAACCTCCTGGGGTGCTCTGTCATTCTGTGTGGAATCTCTAGCTGGTACCTTGGGTCTTGTTATGGTCCTGACACCTGTTTCTATGACATAGGTGACGATTGACTTCATCAGGAACATTGGATTGGCACCTCCCGTCCCAATCCCACAGGAGAATATTTTCAccaattcttgttatttttccaATCAAAGCCTAGCATCTCTAGGGTTCTGAAACATTCCCCCAACCCTGTGTCCTATGTCCTCCTTCTTCAGACCCCACTCTTGACATCCCCAATGTCCCTTCCTATTTTCCAACCTGTTTACAATCCATGTTCAGGGCTGGAGGTTGTATTAAATTGGAGCATGCTGAATATTCTGGAATGTTTCATTGTTCTGACCATGAGGAGTTAGTGTGCAAACTGTGAGAGTTATTTAggccctgcaaaaaaaaaaaaaaaaaaaaaaaaaaaaaaaaaaaaaaaatctacacttAAAAATCCATGGTCTCCTTTTGGTACAAATCAGAGTCATCCATTCCGGAAGCACAAAGGGATGTCTGTGCAGCCTGCCTGGATGATGATCCTGGCTTCAGCATGTAACTGTTCTGTATTCAATTGCAATGAGATGTCACTTAGCACACAGTGTGAATTCCTTGGTATTCTTCTTCCATGGGCTTTGTGTGGTGCCTCCATGTCCCCGCATCTGGTGAGTGATGTGGTCAATCCTGCTTTACCAGCTGCTTCATAAAAGGTGcacttaataaacattttttttcctgtatatttcattgcctttttctccctccccacaaCAGTGACCTCCCATACTAGTTTCCTGGCAGGCTCCAGGGTCACCTGTCTGCTGGTGACAGCTGCATCTTCTCTGGAGTCCTAGGTGTGCTCATGTGTTTGTGGGAAGATGGGAGGATCTTGGACCAAACCCTGTGTGGGGTTTGTCAAACCCACCGTGTGCTGTGGTTTAACTGGAGACTTGGGATTCTTTACTGTCACCTGGAAGGGACCGAGTTCCCAGTGGGGAATGTGTGGAAAGCAATCTGAAAACTCGTGTGTGTTTATACTCTGGGGGAGATGAAGAGGTGTTCATAGCTCAGGGAGATGAAGAAGAGTTCATAGCTGGCCCAGATACATATGCCCGGGGCCTCAGACACTCATGGCATCTACTAGGGCTGATGGCCACACATGTCACATGGCAAAGCCAGATGTGCTCTGGGCTCAGTGTCTTCTGAGCCAGAGGGGCGATAACAAGATGTGTTTGAGATTGGGACATATCTGGGGATGCTCGCCTGCCCTGAGTACTCATTAGCAGCCTCGGGGGCAGCAGAAGTCATGTGAAAATAATCTCTTCACATGGGTGAGCCTTATGCCCAGCAAACTTGGTGCTGGCTAATTTGCCCAGGGGTCCAACTGAATTTTCTGGGTTTCAGAACCAGAGAAGGACACACAACCAACTCACGGACACACAAAGCATGGTGTTCCCTGGTGCAGCCGAAACCCTTTATTGCAGCACCCTCCTCATCCAGCAGTCACTGCTTGCTCTCTTGTGCATGAGGAGCCGGGTCACCCTCTAGGGGACTGGCGCTGGTTTGTGGTATTACAGTACATGAGAACGCAAAGCCTTGCGGTAGCTGCCTCTTAACAAACCATCTCCCCTCAGGCAGGCTCGCAGGGGATTGTGGTGGGCTGAGCAGAGCAAGGGGGCCTGTGTTTGCAAACGGGGCTGTCATTTCCTCCTGGCTCCCCTGTCCCGTGTGTTCCCGTCTTGAGGTGAAATGAAAAGGAACCGCAAAAGAATGAGCTCTCAGACAGCCCACGTGGAGCAGAGCCGTGGTGCTCACCTTTCCCAAATCCCCCTGCCCAGCCTTCCCCATCGCCCAGCCTGGCGTTAGCCTTCCCTCCGCAGGGCCACCTTGATGTTGCCGCAGACCTGGCCCAGGGCAATAAAGAGCGGGTTGCAGAAGGTGCGGATACACAGGGAGTAGATGTGGCTGATGCACTGGATCTCGATCAGGTAGCTCTTAATGCAGGGCACCACGGCCCAGATGTGGCAGAAGGAGATGCAGGCGAACAGGAAGCCCCAGAGCAGGGCCAGGGGCACACCCAGCAGTGTAGACAGCAGGCGGTAGCACCAGTACTTGGAGACGGTGAAAGTGGTGTAGCTCACCTTCCACACACCGTCGAAGCTGTAGGTGCCCTCGGGCTCTGCGATCACGTCTTCAAAATCTACCTGCAGGAGCCAGAAGGGGACAGCTCAACTCACAGCCTATGTGGGCTTTTCTAGTGTTCACATACCTGCATCAGACACCCTGGGAGGGAAGCCAGAGAGACGGTTTAGCagctaagagcacctgctgctctgacagaagacctgggtttggttcccagcatccataacctggctcacaatcacccataactccagttccaggagatctgacaccctcttctgaatttCACATGCCCCAggcacatagtgtgtgtgtgtgtgtgtgtgtgtgtgtgtgtgtgtacatatatatgtatatatgtatatatatgtatgtgtgtatacacacaggcaaaatattcatacacataactaaaataaaactaaacaaaagattAAACAAATAACTCTAGGGGTGTCTGTTGAGCTTCAGTAGGTGTTGGTGAGGTCTGGGACTATATCTCTAATGATTGCCCAATATGGATGATAAATCAAGTGGTTCCCAGCCCTGCTAACTTGCCACATACTATAGCAACAAGGTACTCTGAAGCCTGTCCAGCCTCCTCATCCTATGCTTGGGTAAAAGCATGCTCAGAAGCAGAATAGCTCGTTTAATAAGGCAGGGCTAGAGTCACAGGGCCTGCTATAGTTTGGATCTGCAGTGGTCCGCAAAGGCTTGGTCACCAAGATGGTACTACTGTGAGATGGTAGAACCTTTAAGAAGTGGGATCTAGAGCGGGGGAGTCAGGGCATTTGAAATGTGCTCTGGAGGGCACACTGGGAGCTCTGGTCTCCTTCATTCTTCTTACTCCCTGGCCATCAGGAACAGTTTGGCTTCACCATGTGTTCCTACCATGATGTACTTATCTTACCACAGTACTGAAAGCAGCCAACTGACTATGGACTGTACCTGTACAGCTGTGAGTATAATGAACCTTTCTATACACTGCTTATTTCAGGTATTTGTCATCGAGATGGAAAGATGACAccaccaggttttttttttgttgttgttaacttgacacaagctagagtcatttgggaagacaGAAACTCTACTgaaaaaaatgtccccaccagactgaccggtggtgcattttcttaattagcgattgctgtgggagggcccagcccattgtgggtggtgccatgcctgggaGGTGGTACTGGGgtgtataagaaggcaggctgagcgagctttgggaagcaaaccagtaaagtgtttgtcttagttagggtttcaattgctgtgacgagacaccatgaccacagcaactcttataaaggaaaacatttaattgtgagtggcttagagtttcagaggtttagtccattatcatcatggtgggatatggtggcgtgcaggcagacatggtgctggagaaggagctgacagTGGAGAAGGGgctagctacatcttgatcctgcaggcaacaggaagtgagctgagacactgggtgtggcttgaacataGGAGGTCTCAGAggccacctccacaatgacacatctccaacaaggtcaaacaaagccacacctcctaataatgccactccctatgagattatgggggccaattacattcagactactagtgttcctctatggcctctgcttcagttcctgcctccaggttcctatacttgaattcctgtcctgacttccctcactgatgaagtgtgacctgagaactgtaagctgaaataaaccctatCGTCCACAAGTTGCTTTgaccatggtgtttcattacagcaacataaatcctaactaagacacacacaccctattATGTAGGGGTCCTAAAGAAAGTTTGGCAGCCAGGAGCTAGAGTgaggctcagctggtagagcatTGGCCTAGCAtacgcaaagccctgggttcaatccttagcgcCACACAGACcatgtaattccagaacttgagaggtggggccaagaggatcaggagttcaaggtcatcctcaactatacaGAGTGATTAAGGACAGCTTGGGTTACATCagtccctgtttcaaaacaaaacacaaaaagaagttGGATGGTCATTTATTCTGCAGAGATTTATGGATCAGTTGTAGACATGTCATAAGCTCTGGTCCTCATGGAGCTAATGTGGGTAGTAAGTGCTGTGTTAAGCTGGAGGTTGGGCCTGGGTACTTCTAAGGGGTATTTAACTCAGACTATGTATGGAGCTTCCTGGGGGAAGCTGGTGTCTGAAGGCTATGAGGTGGGCAGAGGGGTTGTAGGTTGGAAAAGAGCATGTGGGCTGAAAGAACAGAAGCTTCTAGAAGCCAGTGAGCTATACAGTGTGGCCCTCAGGAGATACAGGTGCTTCCTGAAGGTCAATGCAAGCAAGGAtcagtgtggtgctggagaggggatGTGGGGAGACTTCACTACCATGGGCCCTTCAATGGTGGTGGGCAGTGCTCAGCTGAATCTGGGTTTTGAGCAGATTGCTGAGTCATTGCAGCTGGGCAGTAGGAGCACCAGGGTGAGTATGGATGTGGAGGTCAGTGAGAACCTGGTGATACCTGTTTTTCAGTAGTAGTTGTGAGTTGGAAAGATGGACAGGTATGGGAGCTACTGGTCCATTGCTATATACACCCAGCTTAGAACTGGCATCTTTACCTTTGGTTTATGTGGAGCAAAAATGGAGAGTTTCTGTTGTCTTCAGGGACCTCCCAAAGTTTAGAATCCCAGAAGCTAGGCTAGAGGGCCCTTCCAACCTAACATGGGTTCATTCCCCACCCTCACCTCTCTTAGAGGCTTTTCCAACCTCCATGGTGGCCAAGACCCTTCCAGAGAGGATCTCCTGGGGTAGCTTGTAGAGAGACCCGCATGGCTTCAGGAACTCTGCCAGCAAAGAGGCATTTGGGCCGAGATTTGCTTCTCTGACTTTGTCACATCTGGTTCCTCTCCACTGTCCTCCTTGCCCAACCTATCCTTGTCCCGCCTCCCTTTCATGCGACAGTCCTGAGTAGAGGGCTCCCTGATGACAGGCTTGCCATTCCTCATCACCTTACTGGGGGAGCATAGAGGCCCAGAAGTGGGGGCTCTGGCTTGGACCAGGACCAGGTTCAAGCCAGGCATCCTGACTAATCCAATGTCTTCCCACTAGCACAGCTGGAGTCAGAACCCAAGGTACATCTGGCTTTGCTGCAGCCCTCAGGGAGGGTGACCACTCCCAGTGAGATCTAGCCCCTGGTAGGCAGAGAAACCTATTCCAGGACAGAACCATAGTTCTTTATCTTTACCACCCACCCAGATCTGAGGGCCATCAGTCACTGTAGCCCAGCCTGCCCCTTTATTTCAGCAACTTCCTCCATCTCACACTTTTCCTGTTTGGGTCTGGCTCCAAAGTGGCTGCTGTGCTTCGGACCCTCATAAGCTGTTATTGGCTGGACAAGCCAGTCAGGTCTTTGAGTTTTTCTGGGCTGCATTTTCCTTGCCTTGTTTTGTAGCAGTTGTCAGAGGATTAAATAAACCAAGACATGTGAAAACTGAGAACACTGGCTAGCACTGAGTGGTGGGGTTAGGAATGGCTAGCTCCTGCTAGAGTGTGGATCTGAGATGTCCTCTAAGGGAACATGTGTTAAAGCCATGGTCCCAGGGTGGCACTCCTGGGAGACCAAAGAACCTTTGAGCTGGTGCCTAGCGGAAGGTTGTTAGACCCTAGGTGTTGTGACCTTAAAGGTGACTTTGTCCCTTCCTCTTCACCTTTCAGTTCCCTACCATGAGGTGAACGGCTTGCTCCAACATGTGTTTTCGGCCATGATGGACTGCCTCATCATCGAGTCAAAGCAATGGGGCCCTCTGTCATGGACTGAGACATCCAAAACTTTGAGTCCAAACCAAGCTGCACTCTTTGTAAGTTGGACATCTTGGGGACCTGATACACGGAAGCCGGCGGAACGGCTGttgatggaggcagaggctggagtagAGTGCATTCCTCAGTAAAGAGCTAGCCACGCCTATAATTCCAACctcagggaggctgagacaggagaattgctgtaGGTTTGGTGAGAGCCTGGATTACATAGCGAGTTTCAGGTCAGTCTGTCTAtagtgtgagatcctgtctcaaacaaacaaacaaacaaaaaaacaaacacaccaagaTCAAAAAACTAGGAATCTAGGGTCCAAAGGTGGGCTTGTGTGTCAGTGCAGCTGCTGACCAAATGGGTGGGTTTGACATgactatctgtctatcatctatctatctacccatctaatTGTCTCTCTGCTATCCATTATCCCATCCATCTTCTACCTAGCCACCCATCTGCCCACTTCTCTATCTCTATTCATTCATTAATCTCCCTTCCTGTTTGTCTATCCACATGTCCACCTGTCTATCTGTCCTCTTTTATTCTTATCTATCCATGATCCATCTGTTCTTCCACAGAAACAAATACTTATTGAGCACCCAGTGCTCAGTACTCAATATCTACCGCACTGTAGGTGCTCATTAATGATAAGTACTTATTCAAATGCTCTTAAGTTCCTATAAAATATGTCTCAGAAGTTCTGCTGAGATTCCAGGTCATGAAGAGGGATTTTCCTGCTGACCCCATCAAACCGTGTATACCTCTCATTGACAGCTGATAATGGATgggattctttctctctttttttctgcttataGTGCTTGTCCCTTCCATGAAGATCTCTCTGTTGTGTTTTTTAATTACCATTCCTTCCCAGAAACCATTGGCATCCACACTTGAGTTATTTCCTAGGATCATCTTCGAGGGCTGGATGTGTGGCAACTGGTCTCTTTTCTTTGAAATAGCAACATGCTGTTGgagggctgtgctgtgctgtgctggaaGGAGGCAGCTGCTCCCCCAAATTAAATCTGAGAACTGAGAGCATTCTGGTCACCACTGCTGGTCTGGAGAGCCATTCATAAAAAGTGTTCCTAAGTGTCCCTCAGCAGTTGGCCATGGCAGTGCATCAAGTGCACTGTGatttcatttcctatttcttttccAGCAGCGGAAGGAGGAAGGCTTTTTCTTGGGGCTGAGGAAGCCTCAGAGCCACCTATGtggagggtgggaagggaagaTTGCCACTCTTTTGGCCTGTGTCTTCTTCTCTGGCATAGTTATTTTTGGAGTACCAAGAAAGCCAGTTGGGTAATTGGCACAGGCCAGCACAGCCCCTGCAGTCACTGAGAGGGTTGGGGAGGTAGGTGTAGGACCACTGGGCTGCCTAAGGATgacaggggtggtggggaggacaGCACCTACCCCTGTCAAAATTCTGCCCCCACGCAGAATTCCACATGACTGAATCCTTGGTCATCCAGGGTCAGGCCAATTCAGATAAGGTATTTAGGAGTGGGGGAGGTGGTGCTGGGATTCTAGCTTCTGCTTGGCTGTTGAGTTACGGTGTGATTCAAGGTGCCACACTTTTCTTCTCTGGGAGTCTAGTTATTTGCTGTGTTGAACTCTACAAGAGAGGATAGACACAGTTCTCAGCATAGCatcagcttgggaggcagaagacagGAGCAAGCAGCTTAGTGTAGCTGGGTCCTGGTGTCCTGGCCTGCTTGCTGTCTTGCCATGTAAAAGGGTGGCCATTCAGTCCCAGAAGGTCAGTACAGAAGCTGACTTGGTGCTGGAAATAGTCATAGAGATTCAATGCAGCCATTTCATGACTACTGAATAATAATCTCCATGAGGATTTATACTACATATccacttttcattttatatttctgatCATTAATCTTTACTATGTCTTACAAAAGTCTTGCTGGACAACAGACTGGGATGATCACAGTAGGACCGACCCTTACCCACACAGTCTGAACAGCACTGATGTATAAAATTATAAGGTAAAATGAGATGATAGCTGCCAAAACAGTCTTAAAAGATGGATGAGATTTACTTCTTTCATTAGAAATGATACTAGCAGATTTCTGTGTGATTTGGGGTGACCATGATAATACTCACAATGCATTTGGGCTCTACTGATCAATCTCTGCCCACGCATCTTATACTAGTCATTTCAGAGGGTGTTTAAGGGCCAAGCAGAAGGCAACCCAAGTCAGACAGACAGTGAAGCTTGTGCCTGAATCTCCTCTGCGTGCTTCTTGTCCAGGGTCATCACATGGGCTGGGGGCCTTGTCCAGCACTGCTCCAGGGATGGACCTGACTGGGGTGgta
Protein-coding regions in this window:
- the Cav3 gene encoding caveolin-3; protein product: MMTEEHSDLEARIIKDIHCKEIDLVNRDPKNINEDIVKVDFEDVIAEPEGTYSFDGVWKVSYTTFTVSKYWCYRLLSTLLGVPLALLWGFLFACISFCHIWAVVPCIKSYLIEIQCISHIYSLCIRTFCNPLFIALGQVCGNIKVALRREG